Below is a window of Dietzia timorensis DNA.
CCGGCCACCACGGGACCGATCACACCTGTATACCCGTCGTCGAGGTGATGTGGTCCGGGACCTCTCCCGCATAGTCACCGGTGTTGAGCGTCCCGGCCGGTTCGAGCAGCATCACGCTCGCGCCTCCCGGGGACTCCGGGCAGTGCTGGGTGCCTCGTGGCACGACGAAGACATCGTGTCGCTCGAGATGCACCGCCGTCTCGCCTCCGGCCTCCTCGCGAAGGTGGATATCGAGGGTGCCATCGAGCACGATGAACAGCTCGTCGGTGTCCGGATGGGAGTGCCAGACAAAGCTTCCCTCG
It encodes the following:
- a CDS encoding cupin domain-containing protein; the encoded protein is MTTVSTNIDTALASFEEHWSPRFLAQVNDFAVRVVKVEGSFVWHSHPDTDELFIVLDGTLDIHLREEAGGETAVHLERHDVFVVPRGTQHCPESPGGASVMLLEPAGTLNTGDYAGEVPDHITSTTGIQV